A single region of the Branchiostoma lanceolatum isolate klBraLanc5 chromosome 1, klBraLanc5.hap2, whole genome shotgun sequence genome encodes:
- the LOC136435337 gene encoding metal regulatory transcription factor 1-like has product MAAEPRLEKSFEDETSQDSFQTDQNGNTGGSELGEDDGAFGSDSFIHPGFDRTSIFIEGASDSECLGKDGGSHEHPDEMEDDNSAQGYIHHTISPDQITFSITPGRCNMPDPTNIDHATLTLETECPTTNSKEVKRYVCTYSDCKRTYSTAGNLKTHQKTHTKDYTFVCKQQGCGKAFLTSYSLKIHVRVHTKERPYSCDALGCEKSFNTLYRLKAHQRLHSGETFNCESDGCTRYFTTRSDLMKHLRTHTGEKPYKCTETSCGKAFAASHHLKTHIRTHTGERPYSCEKEGCQRAFTTQYSLKSHTKTHAKKGLSSLGSLGEEAQFITTTTGAIEQWSLGSQFVLASSGELGQGDANSLLEQINQQVQAQAQDSMGLPTISTDLLTPIYTDQQGNQIVALGPDAAVTVTTQPPAFVTSGTGTTQVQQSDYSSMGGPVEVLQSSGQQLPQQQSTLLLPPDLQLQPQTNLIPPTILMNVPVVQSQGEGQADNSQVFTLKEVKMPSAGTSAQPVTDVSSAQVDTQIASLLQHMSQQVQTSVGPTANSSSTQDVDMSQFQTEPPQTFPLNLVQPQQVIQTLEQGQTEGQLQGQTQQTTSSIAQPSTATTVPSTSAGGKDCCTTRHGDRITTVFLTRPEELQSIAPQAAELLPSLTQSAVTVGKQQTSSDPGQPILPVIVIKTESDANCCKCTCDCKIKPEPEKENTATSTITTTTSSASQQFFIQAQLSPERVTH; this is encoded by the exons atggcggccgaaCCGAGGTTGGAGAAAAGTTTCGAGGACGAAACGTCGCAGGATTCCTTCCAAACGGACCAGAACGGCAACACGGGAGGCTCGGAGCTGGGCGAGGATGATGGGGCCTTCGGAAGCGATAGTTTTATCCACCCCGGGTTCGATAGGACCTCCATTTTTATCGAGGGCGCGTCGGACTCGGAGTGTCTGGGGAAAGATGGTGGCTCCCACGAACACCCGGACGAGATGGAGGACGACAACTCTGCGCAGGGGTACATCCACCACACCATATCCCCCGACCAGATCACGTTCTCTATCACCCCAGGACGATGTAACATGCCCGATCCCACCAACATTGACCACGCCACCTTAACGCTAGAGACGGAATGTCCCACAACAAACAGTAAGGAAGTGAAGAGATACGTCTGTACGTACTCCGATTGTAAACGGACTTACAGTACAGCGGGGAACCTTAAGACCCACCAGAAGACGCACACCAAGGACTACACGTTCGTCTGTAAGCAGCAGGGTTGTGGCAAGGCCTTCTTAACATCTTATAGTCTGAAGATTCACGTCAGGGTCCATACGAAGGAGCGACCGTATAGCTGCGATGCGCTGGGTTGTGAGAAGTCTTTCAACACCTTATACAG GTTAAAAGCACACCAGCGTCTCCACTCAGGAGAAACCTTCAACTGTGAGTCTGACGGCTGCACCAGGTACTTCACTACCAGGTCTGACCTCATGAAACACCTGAGAactcacactggcgagaaaccttacaa ATGTACTGAGACCTCCTGTGGAAAAGCCTTTGCTGCAAGTCATCATCTTAAGACCCACataagaacacatacag GTGAGAGGCCCTACAGTTGTGAGAAGGAAGGCTGTCAACGTGCCTTCACCACACAGTACAGTCTCAAGAGTCACACCAAGACGCACGCCAAGAAGGGCCTGTCTTCTCTAGGTTCCTTAGGAGAG GAGGCCCAGTTTATCACCACGACAACGGGGGCGATAGAACAGTGGTCGCTAGGCAGCCAGTTTGTTCTGGCCTCGTCAGGCGAGCTGGGACAAGGGGACGCCAACTCACTCTTAGAACAAATCAACCAGCAGGTCCAGGCACAGGCACAAGATAgcatg GGTCTCCCCACTATCTCCACCGACCTGTTGACGCCAATCTACACGGACCAGCAGGGAAACCAGATCGTGGCATTAGGACCGGATGCTGCTGTGACTGTGACCACCCAGCCACCGGCTTTTGTAACATCAGGAACAG GTACAACACAAGTGCAACAGTCTGACTACAGCTCCATGGGGGGTCCTGTGGAGGTGCTGCAGTCGTCAGGGCAACAGTTGCCACAGCAACAGTCGACCCTACTGCTGCCGCCCGACCTACAGCTGCAGCCACAGACCAACCTGATCCCCCCCACCATCCTCATGAATGTGCCAGTGGTACAGtcccagggggaggggcaggcGGATAACTCACAG GTGTTTACTCTGAAGGAAGTGAAGATGCCATCAGCTGGAACATCAGCACAGCCTGTCACAGATGTCAGCAGTGCGCAGGTCGACACACAGATCGCTTCCCTGCTGCAGCACATGTCACAGCAG GTCCAAACATCGGTGGGACCCACAGCAAACAGCAGCTCCACTCAGGATGTGGACATGTCCCAGTTCCAGACTGAGCCACCACAGACCTTCCCG TTAAACCTGGTCCAGCCGCAGCAGGTCATACAAACCCTGGAGCAAGGTCAAACTGAAGGTCAACTGCAAGGTCAGACACAGCAAACAACTAGCAGCATTGCACAGCCGTCTACAGCCACAACTGTTCCTTCCACCAGTGCGGGCGGGAAGGATTGTTGTACAACGCGGCATGGCGACCGGATCACAACCGTGTTTCTGACCCGGCCAGAGGAACTGCAGAGCATTGCACCGCAGGCCGCCGAACTTCTGCCATCGCTTACGCAGAGCGCAGTAACGGTCGGGAAGCAGCAGACAAGCAGCGATCCCGGCCAGCCTATTCTGCCGGTGATTGTAATCAAGACAGAGTCCGACGCAAACTGTTGTAAGTGCACCTGTGACTGTAAGATCAAGCCAGAGCCAGAGAAGGAGAATACAGCAACATCAACAATAACAACCACAACTTCTAGTGCCTCACAACAATTCTTCATTCAAGCACAGCTTTCTCCAGAAAGAGTTACGCATTGA
- the LOC136435368 gene encoding proteasome assembly chaperone 1-like, with protein sequence MAAPLGCGYGDLVLASSRAVDDDEEEEEGSQNPSPSAVLRWSAQAKQEISESPNDCIECSALIVSIGPVATGFIHTYLLHQETEILGMIGSGLSEDTCNTFQQTSPADATCFLHRLKSAPSVILCQCNVDVPPEMMFSWTQQLFSCINIRNTYVGILASTPVSEYRSSISLSDVTVPFLRGLKTNQFHGKPVCPYLEQPNTAKGLPASVLTHCQVYRVPAVLYMCYSDSIYVEIPAIKAFLPVLKGTPFRDIVQENPHADITLRKLVELRALQNNLYT encoded by the exons ATGGCAGCACCTCTTGGCTGTGGATACGGAGATCTGGTTTTGGCGTCTTCTAGAGCGGTGGACGACgacgaagaagaagaggaaggaaGCCAAAACCCCAG TCCGTCTGCTGTGCTGAGATGGTCGGCCCAGGCCAAACAGGAGATAAGCGAGTCTCCAAATGACTGTATCGAGTGTTCAGCTCTCATTGTGTCAATCGGGCCAGTAGCAACAG GTTTCATCCACACATACCTGCTCCACCAGGAGACAGAGATTCTGGGCATGATCGGCAGTGGTTTGTCTGAGGACACCTGTAACACCTTTCAGCAGACCTCACCTGCCGATGCCACCTGCTTCCTGCACAGACTCAAGTCGGCGCCAAGTGTCATCCTTTGTCAGTGTAATGTCGACGTCCCGCCAGAGATGATGTTCTCATGGACACAACAG TTGTTCTCGTGTATCAACATCCGCAACACGTATGTTGGCATCCTTGCCAGCACACCAGTCAGTGAGTACCGTAGCTCCATATCTTTGTCAGACGTCACCGTACCATTCCTACGCGGACTGAAGACGAACCAGTTCCACGGCAAGCCTGTCTGTCCGTACCTGGAGCAGCCAAACACCGCCAAGGGACTGCCGGCCTCAG TGCTGACCCATTGCCAGGTGTACAGGGTCCCTGCTGTGTTGTACATGTGCTACTCTGACTCCATCTACGTAGAGATTCCTGCCATCAAGGCCTTCCTACCTGTACTCAAGGGCACACCTTTCAGAGACATCGTCCAG GAGAATCCACATGC